A genomic region of Luteibacter aegosomatissinici contains the following coding sequences:
- a CDS encoding YfhL family 4Fe-4S dicluster ferredoxin, translating into MSLLILDTCVNCDVCEPVCPNKAISLGELYYVIDPDLCTECVGHFDNPQCVEVCPVECIPHDPDHVETHDQLMLKYEHLMAKAAS; encoded by the coding sequence ATGTCCCTCCTGATCCTCGACACTTGCGTCAACTGCGACGTCTGCGAGCCCGTGTGCCCCAACAAGGCCATTTCGCTCGGCGAGCTGTATTACGTGATCGATCCGGACCTGTGCACCGAGTGCGTGGGCCATTTCGACAACCCGCAATGCGTCGAGGTATGCCCGGTCGAGTGCATTCCGCACGATCCCGATCATGTCGAGACCCATGATCAGCTCATGCTCAAATACGAGCACCTGATGGCGAAGGCGGCTTCGTAA
- the coaD gene encoding pantetheine-phosphate adenylyltransferase: protein MTHPPVNPRLAVYPGTFDPITNGHADLVSRAAPLFDRIVVAVAESRNKGPGFSLGERIALARLALADLPNVEVRGFDCLLADFVTEIGAGVILRGLRAVSDFEYEFQLASMNRHLIPGVETLFLTPAEQYSFISSSLVREIGRLGGDISGFVHPAVQQAMRQRWRNS, encoded by the coding sequence ATGACTCATCCGCCGGTCAATCCGCGCCTCGCCGTTTACCCCGGTACGTTCGATCCCATCACGAACGGCCACGCGGACCTTGTGTCGCGTGCCGCCCCGTTGTTTGACCGTATCGTGGTAGCCGTTGCAGAGAGCCGAAACAAGGGCCCTGGCTTTAGCCTGGGCGAGCGCATCGCGCTGGCCCGGCTCGCCCTGGCCGACCTGCCGAACGTGGAAGTAAGGGGCTTCGATTGCCTGCTCGCCGATTTCGTCACCGAAATCGGCGCGGGCGTTATCCTTCGCGGGCTCCGCGCCGTGTCGGATTTTGAGTACGAGTTCCAGCTGGCCAGCATGAACCGCCATCTCATCCCCGGGGTTGAGACGCTGTTCCTGACCCCGGCGGAGCAGTACAGCTTCATCTCCTCGTCGCTTGTGCGTGAAATCGGTCGCCTGGGTGGCGATATTTCCGGCTTCGTGCATCCGGCGGTGCAGCAGGCCATGCGCCAGCGCTGGCGCAACTCTTGA
- the rsmD gene encoding 16S rRNA (guanine(966)-N(2))-methyltransferase RsmD: MTANGRIRIIGGSLRNSRLEVPDLPGLRPTTDRVRETLFNWLQPVIGGARCLDLFAGTGALGIEALSRGAAMVTFVERDARLAAALRANLARLKVQAAVVGDDAVRWLKAGGKPADVVFMDPPFAGDLWGDAADALESHGWLAPSAWIYVEAPRTASSAVPPTWQVHRQGVAGEVAYTLYRRTPDVPLS, translated from the coding sequence ATGACCGCAAACGGCCGTATCCGCATCATTGGCGGCTCCCTGCGCAATTCACGGCTCGAGGTACCCGACCTGCCGGGGCTGCGCCCGACCACGGACCGTGTCCGCGAAACGCTGTTCAACTGGTTGCAGCCGGTCATTGGCGGCGCCCGCTGCCTGGATCTGTTCGCTGGCACAGGCGCACTCGGTATCGAGGCCCTGTCCCGTGGCGCGGCGATGGTCACCTTTGTCGAACGGGACGCCAGACTGGCCGCGGCGTTAAGGGCCAACCTCGCCCGGCTCAAGGTCCAGGCGGCCGTGGTTGGCGACGATGCCGTGCGCTGGCTGAAGGCGGGGGGCAAGCCCGCGGACGTGGTCTTCATGGACCCCCCCTTCGCCGGGGACCTGTGGGGCGATGCGGCTGATGCACTGGAGAGCCACGGCTGGCTGGCGCCCTCGGCGTGGATTTACGTGGAGGCGCCCAGGACCGCCAGTTCGGCGGTTCCGCCCACGTGGCAGGTGCACCGCCAGGGTGTTGCCGGGGAGGTTGCCTACACCCTCTATCGCCGCACCCCGGATGTTCCGCTAAGCTAG
- the ftsY gene encoding signal recognition particle-docking protein FtsY, with amino-acid sequence MLKFWKKKPAEPAATPEAPPLDERVEQAAVPVTFDSSPVTAEALAETAPPEPEAPELEAEAEATVVAAEAQAAQPVKRSWRERLSGSGFAKSLSSLFVRNPRLDDDLLDELETALITADVGVEASTTLVEDLRKRMHKREFADASALLKALREQLVTLLKPVEQPLDVSTHTPFVVLTVGINGVGKTTTIGKLARRFSDEGRSVMLAAGDTFRAAAVEQLKTWGDRNQVPVVSQGQDADAASVIFDALQAARSRGTRVLIADTAGRLHTQGGLMDELGKIGRVMKKLDPGAPHEVLMVIDGTTGQNAISQVRQFRDTAGVTGLVVTKLDGTAKGGVMFALAREFGLPIRYVGLGETATDLRVFDAEAFVDGLLPASLGG; translated from the coding sequence ATGCTCAAGTTCTGGAAGAAGAAGCCCGCCGAACCCGCCGCGACGCCCGAAGCGCCGCCCCTGGACGAGCGCGTGGAACAGGCCGCAGTCCCTGTCACGTTCGACAGCAGCCCGGTCACGGCGGAGGCGCTTGCCGAAACCGCTCCGCCCGAGCCCGAGGCGCCCGAGCTGGAAGCCGAAGCGGAGGCGACCGTTGTCGCCGCAGAAGCCCAGGCCGCGCAGCCGGTGAAGCGCAGCTGGCGCGAGCGCCTTTCCGGCAGCGGCTTCGCGAAGAGCCTGTCATCGCTGTTCGTCCGCAACCCGCGCCTGGATGACGACCTCCTCGATGAACTTGAAACGGCGCTGATCACCGCCGATGTCGGCGTGGAAGCCAGCACCACGCTGGTGGAAGACCTGCGCAAGCGGATGCACAAGCGCGAGTTCGCCGATGCCAGTGCCTTGCTCAAGGCCCTGCGCGAACAACTCGTTACCCTGCTGAAGCCAGTCGAGCAGCCGCTGGACGTCAGCACGCATACCCCTTTCGTCGTGCTTACCGTCGGGATCAACGGCGTCGGCAAGACCACCACCATTGGCAAGCTGGCGCGCCGGTTCAGTGATGAGGGGCGCAGCGTCATGCTCGCGGCGGGCGATACGTTCCGCGCCGCTGCCGTGGAGCAGCTGAAGACCTGGGGCGACAGGAACCAGGTGCCGGTGGTGTCGCAGGGCCAGGATGCCGACGCGGCCAGCGTGATCTTCGATGCCTTGCAGGCCGCACGGTCGCGGGGCACCAGGGTACTCATCGCCGATACGGCGGGCCGCCTGCATACGCAGGGCGGCCTGATGGATGAGCTGGGCAAGATTGGCCGTGTCATGAAGAAGCTGGATCCCGGCGCCCCGCACGAAGTGCTCATGGTGATCGATGGGACCACTGGCCAGAACGCCATCAGCCAGGTGCGCCAGTTCCGCGACACCGCTGGCGTGACCGGGTTGGTCGTGACCAAGCTGGATGGGACGGCCAAGGGCGGCGTGATGTTCGCCCTGGCACGTGAGTTCGGCCTGCCGATTCGCTACGTAGGCCTCGGCGAGACCGCGACGGACCTGCGCGTGTTCGATGCCGAGGCGTTCGTGGACGGCCTGCTGCCAGCGTCGCTCGGCGGCTGA
- a CDS encoding membrane assembly protein AsmA, translated as MKYRLRTFLLATGGFVAALVIAAIIATYVVLQPERFTSLLQARAKAAGLSLTLASPATPTLWPSPALELDGVTLRLPDGGTPLVVASRGKLVLPWRTLMGRDTSISRLEVEGARIDMDAVSAYLDTLPKRPSTAGAALPTIDAGFHISRGTLLRGNRLVLSNVEADAGRLASGRRFSLSLAAATDDGHPYQLVLATLPTLRDGVLTLDDLTLDMASPEHFETNLKGSALWRGGADVGASLAGRLSLEKMASYAMLLNVTPANQEDPLYIALKLDGETGHADLRVPPLALADWWAGVQAGSAPALPPALGSADVEAVDAGSVQVKGLRIRATPNVPVSASSSAPASGSK; from the coding sequence ATGAAATATCGCCTGCGCACCTTCCTCCTTGCGACCGGGGGCTTTGTCGCCGCACTGGTGATCGCTGCGATCATCGCGACGTACGTGGTGCTCCAGCCCGAGCGCTTCACCTCGCTGCTGCAGGCGCGAGCGAAAGCCGCCGGGTTGTCGCTTACGCTCGCCAGCCCGGCAACGCCCACGCTTTGGCCCAGCCCTGCCCTGGAGCTGGATGGCGTGACGTTGCGCCTGCCTGATGGCGGAACACCGCTGGTCGTCGCTTCACGAGGGAAGCTGGTGTTGCCCTGGCGAACCCTGATGGGCCGCGACACCAGTATTTCGCGGCTTGAAGTGGAGGGCGCGCGGATCGACATGGACGCCGTATCGGCGTACCTCGATACGCTGCCAAAACGTCCCAGCACGGCGGGTGCAGCCCTGCCCACGATTGACGCCGGCTTCCACATCAGCAGGGGCACGTTACTGCGCGGGAATCGCCTGGTCCTTTCCAACGTGGAAGCAGACGCGGGCCGCCTCGCCAGTGGCCGCCGCTTCAGCCTTTCGCTCGCTGCCGCGACCGACGACGGACACCCCTACCAGCTTGTGCTCGCCACCCTACCCACGCTGCGCGATGGCGTTCTCACGCTGGATGACCTCACGCTCGATATGGCGTCGCCCGAACATTTCGAGACGAACCTCAAAGGCTCGGCCCTCTGGCGGGGCGGTGCGGATGTAGGCGCATCGCTCGCAGGCCGGCTGTCCCTTGAGAAGATGGCCTCATACGCCATGCTGCTGAACGTCACGCCAGCCAACCAGGAAGATCCGTTGTATATCGCGCTCAAGCTCGATGGCGAGACGGGCCACGCTGACCTGCGCGTGCCACCGCTCGCGCTGGCGGACTGGTGGGCCGGTGTACAGGCGGGCAGCGCGCCCGCGCTGCCTCCAGCACTGGGTAGCGCGGATGTGGAGGCTGTCGACGCCGGCAGCGTGCAAGTGAAAGGCCTGCGCATTCGCGCCACGCCAAACGTCCCGGTATCCGCCTCCAGCAGCGCACCTGCGAGTGGCTCGAAGTGA
- the mutY gene encoding A/G-specific adenine glycosylase yields the protein MNRFASELLRWFDHHGRKDLPWQHPRDAYRVWLSEIMLQQTQVVTVIGYFQRFVERLPTLRDLAEADEDTVLALWSGLGYYRRARFLHQAARHCMAEHGGELPRDLDALMALPGIGRSTAGAILAQAYGLRFPILDGNVKRVLTRFHGIIGFPGESAIEKRLWQHADAHTPDDRTADYTQAIMDLGATVCVRNKPACLLCPQATTCVAHRDGLTAVLPTAKPGKKIPTRSVAMLLLRDARGRVLLERRGPTGVWSGLWSLPEALDADSAPGAAAALARVGTADALPAFTHVFSHYRLDISPILFDHAAPLRRVSDSADRRWCTPGDLASLGLPAPVRTLLDHLPEITP from the coding sequence GTGAACCGTTTCGCCAGCGAACTGCTGCGGTGGTTTGACCATCACGGGCGGAAGGACCTGCCTTGGCAGCATCCACGCGATGCGTACCGTGTCTGGCTGTCGGAAATCATGCTACAGCAGACCCAGGTCGTGACGGTCATTGGCTACTTCCAGCGCTTCGTCGAGCGCTTGCCGACCCTGCGCGACCTTGCCGAAGCCGACGAGGACACCGTGCTGGCCCTCTGGTCGGGGCTGGGTTATTACCGGCGCGCGCGGTTCCTTCACCAGGCGGCCAGGCACTGCATGGCCGAACACGGTGGTGAGCTGCCTCGCGATCTTGACGCGCTGATGGCGCTTCCGGGCATCGGTCGTTCCACGGCGGGCGCCATCCTCGCCCAGGCATACGGCCTGCGCTTCCCCATCCTGGATGGCAATGTGAAGCGCGTGCTCACCCGCTTCCACGGAATCATCGGTTTCCCGGGCGAAAGTGCCATCGAGAAACGCCTGTGGCAGCATGCCGACGCCCACACGCCGGACGATCGCACCGCCGACTATACGCAGGCCATCATGGACCTGGGTGCCACGGTGTGTGTACGCAACAAGCCTGCCTGCCTGCTCTGCCCGCAGGCCACGACATGCGTGGCGCACCGCGATGGCCTCACAGCGGTTCTGCCCACGGCGAAGCCAGGAAAAAAGATCCCTACACGCTCCGTGGCCATGCTCTTGTTGCGCGATGCGCGCGGTCGCGTGCTGCTGGAGCGGCGTGGCCCGACGGGCGTCTGGTCAGGATTATGGAGCCTGCCCGAGGCGCTGGATGCCGATAGCGCACCCGGTGCCGCCGCCGCCCTCGCCCGCGTGGGCACCGCCGATGCCCTGCCTGCGTTTACCCACGTTTTCAGCCACTACCGGCTGGATATTTCCCCCATCCTCTTCGACCATGCGGCCCCCCTGCGCCGCGTAAGCGACAGCGCCGACAGGCGCTGGTGCACGCCAGGCGACCTGGCAAGCCTTGGCCTGCCCGCCCCCGTGCGCACGCTGCTCGACCATCTTCCGGAGATCACCCCATGA
- a CDS encoding oxidative damage protection protein — MTHMVHCVKLGREAEGLDFAPWPGELGKRVYDNVSKEAWAQWLAHQTMLINEMRLSPLDPKTRSFLSGEMEKYFFGGDVVQPAGYVPPDEKA, encoded by the coding sequence ATGACGCACATGGTCCATTGCGTAAAACTTGGCCGCGAGGCCGAGGGCCTCGATTTCGCCCCGTGGCCCGGCGAGCTTGGCAAGCGCGTCTACGACAACGTCTCGAAGGAGGCCTGGGCGCAGTGGCTGGCGCACCAGACGATGCTTATCAATGAGATGCGGCTATCGCCGCTCGATCCGAAGACGCGAAGCTTCCTTTCCGGGGAGATGGAGAAATATTTCTTCGGGGGCGATGTCGTACAGCCCGCCGGTTACGTGCCGCCCGACGAAAAGGCTTGA
- a CDS encoding endonuclease/exonuclease/phosphatase family protein, with protein sequence MSRLRNLALLAALAAIFAGPAVAAGDLKVMTFNVRTITGPDGPNRWDMRKDLFADTIRQLDPDVIGTQELAQQQGDDTVARLPQFVWFGRDRFGGHKDEHMGIFYRKDRLKLVKSGDFWLSDTPDKVASITWGNVFPRMVNWALFERLSDHKQFYLLDTHFPYRDNDEEARSKSAHEMAEWVKKLPAGTPVVITGDFNTGPDSESHRMLTATFKDAWPTAPKKDGPEETFHNFTGNATKRIDWILYRGLEPKSVRTITISKDGRYPSDHFPVQADFAF encoded by the coding sequence ATGTCCCGTCTGCGTAACCTCGCCCTCCTCGCGGCGCTCGCCGCCATATTCGCCGGCCCGGCCGTTGCGGCTGGTGATCTCAAGGTCATGACCTTCAACGTGCGCACCATTACCGGGCCTGACGGTCCGAACCGCTGGGACATGCGCAAGGATCTGTTCGCGGACACGATCCGCCAACTGGACCCCGATGTGATCGGCACACAGGAGCTTGCACAACAGCAAGGCGATGACACCGTGGCCCGCCTGCCCCAGTTCGTCTGGTTCGGTCGCGACCGGTTCGGCGGCCACAAGGACGAACACATGGGCATTTTCTATCGGAAGGATCGCCTGAAACTGGTGAAATCCGGCGATTTCTGGCTATCCGATACGCCTGACAAGGTCGCAAGCATCACCTGGGGCAACGTCTTCCCGCGCATGGTGAATTGGGCGCTCTTCGAGCGCCTGTCGGACCACAAGCAGTTCTACCTGCTCGACACGCATTTTCCGTACCGCGATAACGACGAGGAGGCGCGCTCGAAGTCGGCGCATGAAATGGCCGAATGGGTAAAGAAGCTTCCGGCTGGTACGCCGGTGGTAATCACCGGCGATTTCAATACAGGCCCGGATAGCGAATCGCACCGCATGCTTACCGCAACATTCAAGGATGCGTGGCCGACCGCACCCAAAAAGGATGGCCCGGAAGAAACCTTCCACAATTTCACCGGTAACGCGACCAAGCGAATCGACTGGATCCTCTATCGTGGCCTTGAACCGAAGAGCGTCCGGACCATTACGATTTCGAAGGATGGGCGTTACCCATCGGACCATTTCCCTGTCCAGGCTGATTTCGCCTTCTGA